From the genome of Sinanaerobacter sp. ZZT-01:
GTATTGATACGGGCATCGATTCTGATGGATGTTAATTGCTGGTTCATGTGTTTTCCTCCTTCATTTTCAGGCAATAAAAAAACAGCCCTATGGCTGTGTGGTTTATGGCTACAGATTCATTTGCGGCCCTTCAATTTGTTCCTGCTCCGGCGCTTGAAATGAGATTTCCTTGAAACCAAAGGTATCACAGTAATGAAAGGTGCTGCCGCTTTTATCATACAGCTCCAGCACATCTGACATAGACAGACTGTGCCCTTCATAGCCGGGTGGGTGGTCGACATTAAATTTGGTATAGAGTGCTTCCAGATCATTGGTGTCCACCTCGCCGTCGTACACCACTTGATAGCTGGCGGGGTCCGGTTCTCCGAAGCGTCTTGTAAAGTCGTCATAGCTGATGAATTTCATCATCACATCCGTTTCAGGTGCAATCTGCCACACACGGCAGCGCCTTAGCAGTGCAGCGTTGCCCTCCGGATCAAGGGTTCCCGCCGCCAGACGCTCGAAGGTGCCAGGGCTCCATTCCACTTCCAGTCCCTTTTTTTCTGTGAGATAGGATTTCAGTTCGTCGGTTTGGAACATAGGATCAACCA
Proteins encoded in this window:
- a CDS encoding YodL domain-containing protein: MSNIQIKNNLILYYGNTAGYLSGENAVVDPMFQTDELKSYLTEKKGLEVEWSPGTFERLAAGTLDPEGNAALLRRCRVWQIAPETDVMMKFISYDDFTRRFGEPDPASYQVVYDGEVDTNDLEALYTKFNVDHPPGYEGHSLSMSDVLELYDKSGSTFHYCDTFGFKEISFQAPEQEQIEGPQMNL